The following are encoded in a window of Natrononativus amylolyticus genomic DNA:
- a CDS encoding IclR family transcriptional regulator, which produces MDENKRLLATTETSLEIIEKLKQLDGGRVTEVADEVGIAPSTAHSHLTTLEQRQFVIKEGDEYRLGLKFLELGEHVQKNDYFSLAESKANQLAEETGGRAHFTVEEHGQGVYVYTFSGKHAIETYSREGRRFPLHQAAAGKAILAYLPDEQVDKIVDRYGLERRTDNTITERKELKSELATIRDRNGVSFNHEEQVKGIRAVGAPICSPNKGVIGALSVSGPAHRFKGEFYEEQLPDIVIGTANELELQIQYS; this is translated from the coding sequence ATGGACGAAAACAAACGGCTGCTCGCAACAACCGAGACTTCACTCGAAATTATTGAAAAACTCAAACAGCTTGATGGAGGTAGGGTAACCGAAGTCGCAGACGAAGTTGGGATTGCACCGAGCACTGCTCATAGTCATCTCACAACACTCGAGCAACGTCAATTTGTAATCAAAGAGGGCGACGAATATCGTTTGGGTTTGAAATTCCTTGAGCTAGGTGAACATGTACAGAAGAACGATTATTTCTCATTAGCGGAATCAAAAGCTAATCAATTGGCTGAAGAAACAGGCGGTCGAGCTCACTTTACAGTAGAGGAGCACGGGCAAGGAGTATATGTATATACATTTTCAGGGAAACACGCTATCGAAACATACTCACGTGAAGGGCGGAGGTTTCCGCTTCATCAAGCCGCTGCGGGTAAAGCGATTTTGGCATATCTTCCAGACGAACAAGTGGACAAGATAGTCGATCGCTATGGATTAGAGCGACGTACTGACAACACTATTACAGAGCGCAAGGAGTTGAAAAGCGAATTAGCGACCATTCGCGACAGGAATGGTGTTTCCTTCAACCATGAAGAGCAAGTGAAGGGGATCCGTGCTGTTGGTGCACCCATCTGCTCGCCGAATAAGGGAGTTATCGGCGCTCTGAGTGTATCTGGGCCAGCTCATCGGTTCAAAGGAGAATTTTATGAAGAACAGCTACCAGATATAGTCATAGGGACAGCAAACGAACTCGAGCTGCAGATTCAGTATTCGTAA
- a CDS encoding DUF7567 family protein, giving the protein MPLVEIEERYTGAFDVVECPVCGSDKWVHLVFQGVFCTTCNTRCTLREPAGDQGFIAEFDSSYSWSVDGADPIPDTDEYGPRASGKWLGTEAHGYDRYWFSAYADHVHDDCEWEPAWDREPEDEQSYSTDEG; this is encoded by the coding sequence ATGCCGCTCGTCGAGATCGAAGAGCGGTATACTGGCGCGTTCGACGTTGTGGAGTGTCCGGTTTGTGGCTCCGACAAGTGGGTACATCTCGTGTTCCAGGGGGTGTTTTGCACGACGTGCAACACCCGATGCACGCTTCGAGAACCTGCAGGTGATCAGGGGTTCATCGCCGAGTTCGACAGCTCATACTCCTGGTCGGTCGATGGGGCTGATCCAATTCCCGACACCGACGAGTACGGGCCACGTGCGTCGGGAAAGTGGCTCGGAACAGAGGCACATGGATACGACCGGTACTGGTTTTCGGCGTATGCAGACCACGTTCACGACGACTGTGAGTGGGAGCCAGCGTGGGATCGAGAGCCAGAGGACGAGCAGAGTTACTCCACGGACGAGGGATGA
- a CDS encoding HalOD1 output domain-containing protein produces the protein MVENAASIALIEAIARLENCPSTELGPTLGIVLSDTLDSETLDRLVTTGEPVSVAFSIGEYDVTLTEKELLVRTT, from the coding sequence GTGGTCGAAAACGCCGCCAGCATCGCACTGATCGAAGCGATCGCGAGGCTCGAGAACTGCCCATCGACCGAGCTGGGACCAACCCTCGGGATCGTCCTCTCCGACACGCTTGATTCCGAAACGCTCGATCGACTCGTCACGACTGGCGAGCCGGTGTCGGTCGCATTCTCAATCGGTGAGTACGACGTCACACTCACCGAGAAGGAACTGCTCGTTCGGACAACCTGA
- a CDS encoding DUF7563 family protein, producing MPECSNCGSHVTEQYKRVFADNTGTLHACPNCRTQQARLAGAGAGLTVKVNHGN from the coding sequence ATGCCTGAGTGTTCGAACTGTGGCAGTCACGTTACAGAACAGTATAAGCGTGTGTTTGCAGACAACACTGGAACGCTTCATGCTTGTCCGAACTGTCGAACCCAGCAGGCGAGATTGGCAGGAGCTGGGGCGGGGTTAACAGTGAAGGTGAATCATGGCAACTAG
- a CDS encoding SWIM zinc finger family protein: MSPSAHPLERLEPTQRTLRRAQYEAFEFELVSQGVLARNISHANPEDHEYLVTIEDGLPHSCTCPADEHHQGACKHRVAVAIRTSVLEATRHAQRIRELQTRAQAPSESASIVSYPTHEIESEGVG; the protein is encoded by the coding sequence ATGTCACCATCAGCACACCCACTCGAGCGACTTGAACCGACCCAGCGGACGCTCCGACGCGCCCAGTACGAAGCCTTCGAGTTCGAACTTGTCTCGCAGGGCGTCCTCGCTCGCAATATCAGCCATGCGAATCCGGAGGATCACGAGTATCTGGTTACGATCGAGGACGGCCTGCCGCACAGCTGTACGTGCCCGGCAGACGAACACCACCAGGGCGCGTGCAAACATCGGGTTGCAGTCGCGATCCGAACGTCCGTTCTCGAGGCTACACGCCACGCACAGCGGATTCGCGAACTGCAGACTAGGGCGCAGGCCCCCAGCGAGTCCGCCAGCATTGTGAGTTACCCCACGCATGAAATCGAGTCCGAAGGTGTGGGGTAA